From Penicillium psychrofluorescens genome assembly, chromosome: 6, one genomic window encodes:
- a CDS encoding uncharacterized protein (ID:PFLUO_009491-T1.cds;~source:funannotate): MVSTWRHDRSQWTIWHWMVELFGLNVVSLDKEVPVFSKKQKIPAVREWSLHMWILLHAAVPLILHHAYTTYTGQKLGLIGAFALYSTAFKMNGVHEVNIMRRLGQVYGFLDGDKHARDEIPDTGVGKVMRELISTSTFRMIMSIYLTYQPNEAPETLRWRWLPLEIGLYSITVDFWFYWYHRMMHSTGSLWKFHRRHHLTKHPNPLLSAYADHEQEFMDITGIPLMAYVTLKVLGVPMGFYEWWVCYQYIAFSEIIGHSGLRIHGGAPSTVNWILEIFDAELVIEDHDLHHRYGWRKSHNYGKQTRLWDRIFGTCHDRIESVKENVDYTNRVTMPLL, encoded by the coding sequence ATGGTGTCCACCTGGCGCCACGACCGATCTCAGTGGACCATCTGGCATTGGATGGTAGAACTGTTTGGCCTGAACGTCGTCTCTCTCGATAAGGAAGTGCCAGTCTTTTccaagaaacagaaaataCCAGCTGTGAGAGAATGGTCTCTCCATATGTGGATTCTGCTGCACGCCGCCGTCCcgctcatcctccatcacGCCTACACGACCTATACCGGTCAGAAGCTGGGCCTTATTGGCGCATTTGCATTATACTCAACGGCATTTAAGATGAATGGAGTACACGAAGTGAATATCATGCGCCGCCTAGGTCAAGTCTATGGCTTTTTGGATGGTGACAAGCATGCACGGGACGAAATCCCTGACACTGGGGTTGGCAAGGTTATGCGAGAACTGATCTCGACATCGACGTTTCGCATGATCATGTCTATCTACCTTACCTACCAACCGAACGAGGCACCAGAAACCctcagatggcgatggctTCCTTTAGAGATCGGTCTGTACAGTATCACAGTCGATTTTTGGTTCTACTGGTATCACCGCATGATGCACTCGACCGGTTCTCTGTGGAAGTTCCACCGTCGACATCACTTGACGAAGCACCCCAACCCGCTACTCTCCGCCTACGCCGATCATGAGCAAGAGTTTATGGATATCACGGGCATTCCATTGATGGCGTATGTCACATTGAAGGTCCTTGGGGTGCCTATGGGATTTTATGAGTGGTGGGTCTGCTATCAGTATATTGCCTTCTCGGAGATCATTGGACACAGCGGTCTTCGAATCCACGGCGGTGCGCCCTCGACCGTAAACTGGATTCTAGAGATATTCGACGCAGAGCTAGTGATTGAAGACCACGATCTCCATCACCGCTATGGGTGGAGAAAGAGCCACAATTACGGCAAGCAAACCCGTCTTTGGGACCGAATATTCGGTACCTGCCATGACCGCATTGAAAGTGTGAAAGAGAACGTCGATTACACGAACCGCGTCACAATGCCACTCCTTTGA
- a CDS encoding uncharacterized protein (ID:PFLUO_009492-T1.cds;~source:funannotate): MHADTRKSPGAAPPSTRGIQIHDWDGEADQGNPRNWSFLRKTASTVIICFIGFNTTLGASIYAPGHEQVQHEFNVSTTVSLLPLSAYSLGLAFGPMISSPCSETFGRKFVYLLTVPIFDIFMLGAGFSQNIASLIICRFLAGLFAAPGVSVAAATIADFTAPSRRVYALSAYYTIPFIGSAIGPLVGGFAVEHKGWRWTSWVVLIIAVVVHPPALFLRESYKTIILERRAKRLGLEGPRESGSAVQLFRKFITSTIIRPFHMLATEPLVGFICLYTGFQFALLYTFVVASPWVFQTVYGFSLSAQSLSFLGLVGGCIVAPFVLVSVNMILQRKKRSRGGHSANYAPEERLYTALYGSLVLPIGLFWFGWTAKPSIHWISPIIAEGVALLGSILIYVPCNFYMLDVYGSKYGASASGASSLSRYTLSAAFPLFVTQMYEALGVGWATSVLGFAALVMAPIPWLFYWFGPRLRARSAYEHGT; encoded by the coding sequence ATGCATGCAGATACCCGGAAATCCCCCGGGGCAGCACCGCCCAGCACACGCGGCATCCAAATCCACGACTGGGACGGAGAAGCGGACCAGGGCAACCCGCGCAACTGGTCGTTCCTGCGCAAGACCGCGTCCACAGTAATAATTTGCTTTATCGGCTTCAACACAACACTAGGAGCATCAATCTACGCACCAGGCCACGAACAAGTCCAGCATGAATTCAACGTCTCAACAACGGTGTCGTTGCTGCCACTCTCGGCATACTCTTTGGGGCTAGCTTTCGGCCCGATGATATCGTCCCCATGCTCAGAGACATTCGGCCGCAAGTTCGTGTACCTGCTCACCGTGCCAATATTTGATATCTTCATGCTGGGCGCGGGTTTTTCTCAGAATATCGCCTCGCTGATCATCTGCCGGTTCCTGGCTGGTCTTTTTGCTGCTCCCGGTGTATCTGTTGCAGCGGCGACTATTGCAGATTTCACGGCCCCCTCGCGAAGAGTCTATGCCCTATCGGCGTACTACACCATCCCATTCATCGGGAGTGCCATCGGTCCACTGGTCGGTGGGTTCGCTGTCGAGCACAAAGGGTGGCGTTGGACGTCGTGGGTGGTTCTCATTATCGCGGTGGTTGTTCATCCACCTGCTCTCTTTCTGCGTGAGTCGTACAAGACTATCATCCTAGAGCGGAGGGCGAAGAGGCTCGGTCTCGAGGGTCCGCGTGAGTCTGGTAGTGCCGTGCAGTTGTTCCGGAAGTTCATCACATCCACCATCATTCGGCCGTTTCATATGCTAGCCACGGAGCCATTGGTCGGGTTCATATGCCTCTACACGGGATTCCAGTTTGCACTGCTGTACACCTTTGTCGTCGCTAGTCCCTGGGTGTTCCAAACAGTGTACGGCTTCTCGCTTAGTGCTCAGAGCTTGTCATTCCTCGGTCTAGTGGGCGGGTGTATAGTCGCACCATTTGTCCTCGTCTCAGTCAATATGATACTACAAAGGAAAAAGCGCTCTAGAGGAGGACATTCTGCAAATTATGCTCCAGAAGAAAGACTCTATACAGCGCTATACGGAAGCCTCGTCCTCCCAATAGGCTTATTTTGGTTCGGCTGGACAGCAAAGCCATCAATCCACTGGATCAGCCCCATTATCGCCGAGGGTGTCGCCCTCCTGGGAAGTATTCTCATCTACGTTCCTTGCAACTTCTACATGCTTGACGTGTACGGATCGAAGTACGGCGCGTCGGCTAGTGGCGCCTCGTCTTTGTCGCGGTATACGCTGTCGGCCGCATTCCCACTTTTTGTCACGCAGATGTATGAGGCGCTTGGTGTTGGATGGGCGACTAGTGTACTTGGATTTGCGGCGCTGGTAATGGCACCCATTCCTTGGTTGTTCTATTGGTTTGGACCGAGATTGAGGGCGCGGAGTGCCTATGAGCATGGGACTTGA
- a CDS encoding uncharacterized protein (ID:PFLUO_009493-T1.cds;~source:funannotate): protein MASGRPPGSHPSAGRDGDLLQLEDNSPQYSSGQRPPVTDEHLLERYNIDDSDQPYAQPRPSVSYDSFVGNRPQHAGAYPPRGDSAAHPPTQPSMHLNDPYSGASMDRTYSQTSGLGNYQRYSDEFSTRSGYYDLDADEDRIAGSHRVRQANERNSILGLGGGLVGKAKHMFGMGPQEYSEMDLPLTEAGAARQPTVDSSGETTSERRKFRASDFKFGFGRRKVDPSTLGPRIITLNNPPANAVHKFVSNYVSTSKYNIVTFIPKFLFEQFSKYANLFFLFTAILQQIPNVSPTNKFTTIVPLGIVLLVSAIKELVEDYKRRVSDRGLNYSMTQVLKGSAFHDTKWVDVAVGDVVRVESEQPFPADLVLLASSEPEGLCYIETANLDGETNLKIKQAIPETAHLVNPTDLSRLSGRVRSEQPNSSLYTYEATLTMHAGGGEKELSLAPDQLLLRGATLRNTPWIHGIVVFTGHETKLMRNATATPIKRTAVERTVNVQILMLVAILIALSVVSSVGDLIIRRTKASKLWYLDYGSTNLVKQFFMDIFTYWVLYSNLVPISLFVTIEIVKYFHAFLINSDLDIYYDKTDTPATCRTSSLVEELGQIEYIFSDKTGTLTCNMMEFKQCSIAGVQYGDDVSEDRRATMDDGAEVGVFDFKTLRSNLLSHPSQNAIQQFLTLLATCHTVIPERSTSDPNEIKYQAASPDEGALVDGAALLGYRFTNRKPRSVIFTANGQEQEYELLAVCEFNSTRKRMSTIFRCPDGKVRIYCKGADTVIMERLHPDNPTVEATLQHLEEYASEGLRTLCLAMREVSEAEFQQWWQIFDKASTTVSGNRADEVDKAAELIEKDFYLLGATAIEDRLQDGVPDTIHTLQTAGIKVWVLTGDRQETAINIGMSCKLISEDMTLLIINEDNAEDTRSNLVNKLEAVKSQALSGDLETLALIIDGKSLTFALEKDMEKLFLDLAVQCKAVVCCRVSPLQKALVVKLVKRHLKALLLAIGDGANDVSMIQAAHVGVGISGVEGLQAARSADVAIAQFRFLRKLLLVHGAWSYSRISRVILYSFYKNIALYMTQFWYSFQNTFSGEVIYESWTLSFYNVLFTVLPPFAMGIFDQYISARLLDRYPQLYQLGQKGTFFRKHSFWAWILNGFFHSLVLYIVSELIFYWDLPLANGTTAGHWVWGEALYTAALATVLGKAALITNVWTKYTFIAIPGSMVIWLIFLPAYGFAAPAVGFSTEYYGTIPVLFKTPVFYLMAIALPCLCLLRDYAWKYAKRMHYPQAYHHVQEIQKYNVQDYRPRMEQFQKAIRKVRQVQRMRKQRGYAFSQADDGGQMRLVNAYDTTQGRGRYGEMASSRAF from the exons atggccagcGGTAGGCCTCCCGGGTCACATCCATCCGCTGGCCGCGATGGTGAcctgctgcagctggagGACAACAGTCCCCAGTACAGCTCCGGCCAGCGCCCGCCAGTGACCGACGAACACCTCTTGGAACGGTACAACATCGACGACTCCGACCAACCATACGCCCAACCACGCCCTTCCGTATCTTACGATAGCTTTGTTGGAAACCGTCCACAACATGCCGGAGCTTATCCGCCTCGAGGCGACAGCGCGGCACACCCTCCCACCCAACCTAGCATGCACCTCAACGACCCTTACTCGGGGGCATCAATGGATCGGACGTACTCCCAGACATCAGGACTAGGAAACTACCAGCGGTATTCGGACGAGTTTAGCACGCGCTCAGGTTACTATGATCTCGACGCAGATGAGGACCGGATCGCGGGCTCGCACCGCGTTCGCCAGGCAAATGAGCGCAACAGTATCTTGGGTCTTGGCGGTGGACTCGTGGGCAAGGCTAAACACATGTTTGGCATGGGGCCGCAGGAGTACTCGGAGATGGACCTCCCATTGACAGAAGCGGGAGCAGCTCGACAGCCAACGGTCGACAGCAGTGGCGAGACAACAAGTGAACGAAGGAAATTCCGCGCGTCCGACTTCAAATTCGGCTTTGGACGACGGAAGGTCGACCCATCGACTCTGGGCCCTCGCATCATTACCTTGAATAACCCTCCCGCTAACGCTGTGCACAAGTTCGTGAGCAACTACGTGTCAACGTCCAAATACAACATCGTCACCTTTATCCCCAAGTTTCTCTTCGAGCAATTCTCCAAATACGCCAACCTGTTCTTCCTTTTCACGGCTATCCTGCAGCAGATCCCCAATGTGTCGCCAACGAACAAATTCACGACCATTGTCCCGCTGGGTATTGTCTTGTTGGTCTCGGCCATTAAAGAGTTGGTGGAAGATTATAAGCGGCGGGTGTCCGATCGAGGACTCAATTATTCCATGACTCAAGTGCTGAAGGGCTCCGCGTTCCACGACACAAAATGGGTGGATGTCGCGGTGGGAGATGTGGTCCGAGTCGAGTCCGAACAGCCTTTTCCGGCCGATTTGGTGTTGCTCGCGTCCTCTGAACCCGAAGGCTTGTGCTATATCGAAACAGCGAACCTGGACGGCGAGACAAACCTGAAAATCAAACAAGCAATCCCGGAAACCGCGCATCTGGTTAATCCCACTGACTTGAGTCGTTTGAGCGGGCGTGTTCGGTCAGAGCAGCCCAACAGCAGCCTATATACCTACGAGGCGACTTTGACCATGcatgccggtggtggtgagaagGAATTGTCCTTGGCACCCGACCAGCTTCTGCTTCGTGGGGCAACTCTGCGCAATACTCCGTGGATCCATGGCATCGTCGTCTTTACCGGTCATGAGACCAAACTCATGCGCAATGCGACAGCAACACCGATCAAGCGAACTGCCGTGGAGCGAACGGTCAACGTCCAGATTTTGATGCTTGTTGCCATTCTCATCGCCCTTAGTGTCGTCAGTTCCGTTGGTGATCTCATCATCCGTCGAACGAAAGCCAGCAAACTTTGGTACCTCGACTACGGATCAACCAACTTGGTGAAACAGTTCTTCATGGACATCTTCACCTACTGGGTTCTTTACTCTAATCTGGTTCCAATCTCTCTTTTCGTGACGATCGAAATTGTCAAGTACTTCCACGCGTTCCTGATTAACTCTGATTTGGATATCTACTACGACAAGACGGACACACCTGCCACTTGTCGCACCTCGTCTTTGGTTGAGGAGCTTGGTCAGATTGAAtacatcttctccgacaagACAGGCACCCTGACTTGCAATATGATGGAGTTCAAGCAATGTTCAATCGCCGGTGTCCAATACGGTGATGACGTATCGGAAGACCGCCGAGCTACTATGGATGATGGCGCAGAGGTTGGCGTCTTCGACTTCAAGACACTTCGATCAAATCTGCTCTCGCACCCGTCCCAGAATGCCATCCAACAGTTCCTCACTCTTTTGGCTACTTGCCACACTGTCATTCCCGAACGCTCTACCAGCGACCCAAATGAGATCAAGTACCAGGCCGCTTCCCCCGATGAAGGTGCCTTGGTGGATGGAGCCGCCTTGTTGGGCTATCGCTTCACGAACCGGAAGCCTAGATCGGTGATCTTCACAGCCAACGGCCAGGAGCAAGAGTACGAGTTGCTTGCTGTGTGCGAGTTTAACTCTACCCGCAAGCGAATGTCTACCATCTTCCGCTGCCCAGACGGAAAGGTTCGCATCTACTGCAAGGGGGCCGACACTGTCATAATGGAGCGGCTGCATCCTGACAACCCCACCGTGGAAGCGACGCTTCAGCATTTGGAAGAGTATGCATCGGAAGGTCTCCGGACGCTATGTCTGGCCATGCGCGAGGTCTCCGAGGCTGAGTTCCAGCAGTGGTGGCAGATCTTTGACAAGGCTTCCACTACCGTGAGTGGCAACCGTGCCGACGAAGTCGACAAGGCAGCGGAACTCATTGAGAAGGATTTCTATCTTCTCGGTGCCACCGCTATCGAAGATCGCCTTCAGGATGGAGTGCCTGACACGATCCATACCCTTCAGACGGCCGGTATCAAGGTCTGGGTGCTGACTGGTGACCGACAGGAAACGGCCATCAACATTGGCATGTCCTGTAAACTCATTTCCGAAGACATGACTCTCCTTATTATCAATGAGGACAATGCAGAGGATACACGGTCTAATTTGGTGAACAAGCTAGAGGCCGTTAAGAGCCAGGCGTTATCCGGTGATTTGGAAACGTTGGCTTTGATTATTGATGGAAAGTCTCTGACATTTGCTTTGGAGAAGGATATGGAGAAGTTgttcttggatttggcggtGCAGTGTAAGGCCGTGGTGTGCTG TCGTGTTTCCCCCCTTCAAAAAGCGTTGGTTGTCAAGCTTGTGAAGCGGCATCTGAAGGCTCTGCTCCTGGCCATCGGTGACGGTGCCAACGACGTGTCTATGATCCAGGCAGCGCATGTTGGTGTCGGCATTAGCGGCGTTGAAGGTCTTCAAGCTGCACGATCAGCCGATGTGGCCATTGCACAATTCCGATTCTTGCGCAAACTACTTCTGGTGCACGGAGCATGGAGCTATTCCCGCATTAGTCGAGTGATCCTGTACTCGTTCTATAAGAACATCGCACTATACATGACACAGTTCTGG TACTCCTTTCAAAATACATTCTCCGGAGAAGTCATCTACGAGTCGTGGACGCTGTCCTTCTACAACGTGCTCTTCACCGTTTTGCCTCCCTTCGCCATGGGTATCTTCGACCAGTACATTTCGGCTCGGTTGTTAGACCGCTACCCCCAGCTGTATCAGCTCGGCCAGAAGGGAACGTTCTTCCGCAAACACAGTTTCTGGGCTTGGATCTTGAACGGATTTTTCCACTCTCTTGTCCTCTACATTGTCTCTGAGCTGATCTTCTACTGGGATCTCCCCCTGGCCAACGGGACGACTGCTGGCCACTGGGTTTGGGGCGAAGCTCTATACAccgccgccctcgccacTGTCCTCGGCAAGGCTGCGCTCATCACCAACGTCTGGACCAAGTACACTTTTATCGCCATCCCAGGTTCCATGGTTATTTGGCTCATTTTCCTTCCGGCGTATGGTTTCGCGGCCCCCGCGGTTGGTTTCTCCACCGAGTACTACGGCACGATCCCTGTCCTTTTCAAGACTCCCGTCTTCTACCTCATGGCCATCGCTCTACCTTGTCTGTGTCTTCTACGTGACTATGCCTGGAAGTACGCCAAGCGCATGCACTATCCCCAGGCGTACCACCACGtccaggagatccagaagtATAACGTCCAGGACTACCGTCCACGCATGGAGCAGTTCCAAAAGGCGATCCGCAAGGTTCGCCAAGTACAACGCATGCGCAAACAGCGCGGCTACGCTTTCTCCCaagccgacgatggcggCCAGATGCGTCTTGTCAACGCTTACGACACCACGCAGGGCCGTGGTCGGTACGGTGAGATGGCCAGCTCCCGGGCTTTCTGA
- a CDS encoding uncharacterized protein (ID:PFLUO_009494-T1.cds;~source:funannotate) — translation MSKEAPLSVAERDFILDALHQNVRLDGRGLDQFRPLSVSFGNEYGHVKLRLGKTSLVVRISAEVTKPRDDRPFDGLFNIALELSAMGSPAWENGRSNDLEAYVSHILDRVIRHSNALDTESLCIIQGVSCWNIRADVHVLDFDGNLTDAACIGVMAGLQHFRRPDAVVKDGQVVVYGVEERVPVALNITQKPLSTTFHSFDEGKTVILDATRKEEQASEGELVIGINNAGDVCFLSKFAGDPIDALFVVNKSNVAQEKVKEINAMVDKVLQADLARRAKKGMAEEAQAENDREVSPNDPFV, via the exons ATGTCCAAGGAGGCCCCTCTGTCAGTGGCAGAGCGTGACTTCATTCTTGATGCACTGCACCAGAATGTCCGTCTGGATGGCCGTGGGCTGGACCAGTTCCGCCCGCTGAGCGTTTCCTTTGGCAATGAGTATGGCCATGTCAAGCTGCGGCTGGGCAAGACCAG CCTTGTCGTGCGCATCTCCGCTGAAGTCACCAAACCGCGCGACGACCGGCCCTTCGATGGTCTCTTCAATATTGCTCTAGAGCTGTCTGCAATGGGCTCACCAGCCTGGGAGAATGGACG TTCCAATGATCTCGAAGCATATGTCTCTCACATCCTCGACCGAGTGATCCGCCATTCCAATGCGCTCGACACCGAATCCCTCTGCATCATCCAAGGCGTAAGCTGCTGGAATATTCGGGCAGACGTGCATGTCCTCGATTTCGACGGCAATCTGACCGATGCAGCTTGCATCGGTGTCATGGCGGGTCTCCAACATTTCCGACGTCCCGACGCCGTGGTGAAGGATGGACAGGTAGTGGTCTATGGAGTGGAAGAGCGAGTCCCCGTGGCCTTGAATATCACACAGAAGCCGCTGTCGACAACGTTCCACAGCTTCGACGAGGGCAAAACGGTGATTCTGGATGCCACGCGGAAAGAGGAACAGGCGTCggagggcgagctggtgaTTGGAATCAATAATGCCGGTGATGTCTGCTTTCTCTCCAAGTTTGCCGGCGACCCGATTGACGCGCTGTTTGTGGTGAACAAGTCGAATGTGGCGCAGGAAAAAGTCAAGGAGATCAACGCCATGGTCGACAAGGTGCTGCAAGCGGACCTGGCTAGGCGGGCGAAGAAGGGcatggccgaggaggcccagGCAGAGAATGACCGCGAAGTATCACCGAATGACCCTTTTGTATGA
- a CDS encoding uncharacterized protein (ID:PFLUO_009495-T1.cds;~source:funannotate) — MTTAHRPTFDPAQGKEALRGPAYHQRLLPAHTHLKVRQPGQGGDADPQARDLRAELLQAEAAHFAKKNGVPIDEPIVAESTAPKRQLEAAPPDGSGADGEAEEDPEAKRRRILEETRDIDADSDGSEDDSSEEESDDDEDEAAELMRELEKIKKERLEQKEKEERERAVEEEEQREVEIARGNPLLNTDFNMKRRWDDDVVFKNQARGTEGKDGKEFVNDLLRSDFHKRFMGKYVR, encoded by the exons ATGACTACAG CTCACAGACCGACCTTCGATCCC GCGCAAGGGAAAGAGGCTCTCCGAGGCCCAGCCTACCACCAGCGACTCCTTCCAGCACACACACACCTGAAAGTCCG ACAACCCGGACAAGGTGGCGACGCCGACCCGCAAGCCCGTGATCTTCGCGCAGAACTTCTCCAAGCCGAGGCGGCGCACttcgccaagaagaacggtGTGCCCATTGACGAGCCGATTGTTGCAGAATCCACCGCCCCAAAGCGGCAGCTGGAAGCCGCGCCTCCAGACGGGAGTGGTGCGGACGGTGAGGCAGAAGAGGATCCAGAGGCAAAACGGAGACGCATTTTAGAGGAGACAAGAGACATTGATGCGGATTCTGACGGGTCGGAAGATGATagcagcgaggaggagag tgatgacgacgaagatgaggcgGCAGAGCTGAtgcgcgagctggagaagatcaagaaagagcGGCTAGAgcagaaggagaaagag GAACGCGAGCGAGctgtcgaagaagaagagcaacgAGAAGTCGAGATTGCTCGCGGCAATCCGCTGCTCAACACCGACTTCAACATGAAGCGGCGGTGGGACGACGACGTGGTGTTCAAGAACCAGGCTCGAGGCACggagggcaaggatggcaaggaatTTGTCAATGATCTGCTTCGTTCCGACTTCCACAAGCGCTTTATG GGTAAATACGTTCGATAG
- a CDS encoding uncharacterized protein (ID:PFLUO_009496-T1.cds;~source:funannotate) — protein MESQPTAKALQNRINADISQLLQRFENIMATATVDNQSYTSTAVETYQLDVESTALIRAAEDILALTRTMKETWLFGKLDTLGEDERDVQRREKLEKDVLAVQKAVEEGGLLKPSSE, from the exons ATGGAGTCCCAACCAACGGCAAAAGCCCTGCAAA ATCGCATCAATGCCGATATCTCGCAACTGCTTCAACGGTTCGAGAATATCATGGCAACAGCTACA GTCGACAATCAAAGCTACACCTCCACCGCCGTGGAAACGTACCAACTAGATGTGGAGTCCACCGCATTG ATCCGCGCCGCAGAAGACATCCTCGCCCTCACCCGCACCATGAAAGAGACCTGGCTCTTTGGCAAGCTGGACACTCTTGGCGAAGACGAGCGTGACGTACAGCGGAGAGAAaagctggagaaggatgTACTTGCCGTGCAGAAGGCTGTTGAGGAGGGTGGATTATTGAAGCCGTCTTCTGAGTAG
- a CDS encoding uncharacterized protein (ID:PFLUO_009497-T1.cds;~source:funannotate) has product MPPPAQHTLPLTLIVATTPIRLPPTPTPSTSTSTNGNGTPSQPTRLGIGHKGTLPWPRIKADMSFFARVTSRPPAPGTTNAIIMGRKTYDSVPVHLRPLAKRINVVITRDKSGAVAEGVVRELEVRRGKIAAKAAAAAGTGGSTGQEDTETKPAEKAEEPITDAIVTRSLDDALTELQNHYGSSGRLGKIYIIGGAEIYAAALARPSSSSAASTELSRRPIRVVMTNVARKRTADEEEKGTEPPSSFDCDTFFPVDELSVQNGWRSVSKDEVSEWVGEEVSGEWKEDGEVEIQMVGFEKV; this is encoded by the coding sequence ATGCCACCCCCAGCCCAGCACACCCTCCCGCTCACCCTAATAGTGGCCACGACCCCCATCCGCCtaccaccaacaccaacaccatccacatccacatccacaaatGGCAACGGCACACCATCCCAACCAACccgcctcggcatcggccaCAAAGGCACGCTCCCCTGGCCGCGCATAAAAGCAGACATGAGCTTCTTCGCGCGTGTGACTTCGCGCCCGCCCGCGCCGGGaaccaccaacgccatcatCATGGGCCGCAAGACGTACGATTCTGTCCCGGTGCATCTGCGTCCGCTTGCGAAACGGATTAATGTCGTTATCACCCGGGACAAGTCTGGCGCTgtggcggagggggtggtgCGGGAGTTGGAGGTTCGGAGGGGGAAGATTGCTGCTaaggctgctgctgctgctggaacagGGGGCTCTACGGGTCAAGAAGATACGGAAACGAAACCTGCAgagaaagcagaagaacCAATTACCGACGCAATCGTCACGCGCAGTCTCGACGACGCCCTCACCGAATTACAAAACCACTACGGAAGCAGCGGCCGTCTAGGCAAGATCTACATAATCGGCGGCGCAGAGATCTACGCGGCAGCGTTGGCGAgaccatcctcttcatccgccgCATCAACGGAACTATCACGCAGACCGATCAGGGTGGTTATGACGAATGTGGCCCGCAAACGCActgcagatgaagaagagaaggggaCAGAGCCACCATCGTCGTTCGACTGCGACACATTCTTCCCTGTAGATGAGCTGAGCGTGCAGAATGGGTGGCGGAGTGTTTCGAAGGACGAGGTCTCGGAGTGGGTTGGGGAGGAGGTTAGTGGGGAATggaaggaggatggggaggtgGAGATTCAGATGGTTGGGTTTGAGAAGGTTTGA